In Drosophila subpulchrella strain 33 F10 #4 breed RU33 chromosome X, RU_Dsub_v1.1 Primary Assembly, whole genome shotgun sequence, the DNA window CTCGTATAAATGTGCTGAATAGACGTTGATGCCTTTTCCTTCAATGATCAATTATTGAGCAAACGGTTGTAGGTTTACTGCTGTTGTAGCTGCCACCAgatattacattttcagatttaattaattcacttttttaattttttaaatctcaTACAAATCGGAGACTTATTTTCCTTGTGCCGTGCTCCGAAACTTGGGACAGGATGATAGGCTCTCCGTGTTTTCTGGCAGCCTTTTCCACTCGCGATGATTGCCAGCGGAGTGTTGGGCCTTTGGGTTACGTAAAGATTAAGCTGCTCCGTGGTCCCATCGCGCTCTTACATaaaaattaacgatttattttgtttgtgccGTGCTCCGAAAATTTGTAACAGGATGAACTGCTTAGCCTTGCCGTGATTTCTTGGCTCCTTTTCCCCGCTTTCTACTCAAAGAGAGATCAGTCAAAAGGGGCATACATAAAATGGGGGCATACATTTTGTGACGATCTCATCTTTTCATGGGAGTTAGGATCGTACAAAATCTAGCTAGGTTCGgggtttttttaaagttaaagcCGGGTATACTTTTGGCAAATAATGTTGAGTTCCCCTGGCTTAATACTAAATACGTTTTAAGCTTGAACGTGTCGAGAGGCACTGTAACAGTGTCCAAAAATCTCTTTCCGTAGCTCAACGTAGGTACAAGGTATGATATTACTAGCATAAGTCTTAAAGCCGTTGGTAGGAAGTGTTGTATCATATTGAAGtgctcattttaattaatatgaACTTGAATGTTTCCAGAGCTACCAGGTAAAATATTGTTTGCAAAATACCACGACAACATATTTTGGTATATTTGTACTTTCGGTATATTTATGCtaatggtggtggtggtggtgggtgTCTCTGCTATGATAACTGAAACAGCTGGACTCGATAGGTGCATTTTTAGCGATGGGCAAACCTCGATAGCAACAAATCGATTCGAACGGCAGCATCAACGAAAACGATCGGGGAATCGCCATCACCAACAACTGCATACAAAAGTTCGACGGGAGCAAAagtaattattaatttaatccAAAGCCAATTCGACTCCAATTGGCGGTCTGCTGGTTGTTTCGTATGCCCCGAAAGTGTTGAGTTTGCTGATTGAGTGAATAGCGGCAGCAAGTACGATTAACTGTAACTGTAACAACTGCGTGTGGGGAtgtcagtgtgtgtgtgtgtgcgtatctgtgtgtgtCGAGCAAATATAAAATCGTAACGTAATGAGCAAAAAGGAGAGGAGGAAAAAACGTGTGAAAACGAAAACTACACTTGAAATTTAAGGTACCGCCAGTGCGGCAATTGGCGAATCGAGTAGAAGCGCCAAACACATTGGTTTTTCGGTAAATGGTTTCTGCTTAATGCTGGCCAAGCCGGACAGACAGCGAGTGTTCAGGCATCTCAATCTCAAGGACCTTTTTCGCCTCCTGTCTGCCTagcagtgtgtgtgtgcgtgtgtgtgtgtgagtgcgtCGCGGTGTGCAAGTGTGGGTGTCTCTTGACCGCGACCACCTGGGCGGTAGTCAAGTGGAAATTTTGCGTTCAAGGACAACGCCAGTGGCGCCCACAGCCCCCTTCCCGTCTAACTCACACCCCCCAACCCACCACCCAACTCCAAATCAAAGCCGACTGACCAAAAACTATGTTTATTCCTGAATTTGAAAAAGAGGGAATCAAAACGTATTtcacatgtttttttttttcttttagcCCTGCTTGCGCGTGTATGTGTGGGGTGCCGTTTTCGTAttcttattttcttttatattttttttttgccgcgTTAGAGCGAGCTTGCGCACACCCATACAAACAAAAATGAGAACTTTTCTTCATAATtttcgctctctctctctgtctctctctctGCCACCCTCGCTCTCTCTGTCCTTCTCTGCCTCGCAGCCCAGCCAGCGCTGCACTCGACTCGAAAATAACTGTTCGCGAGCCAGCGAGAGAGCGGCACacattttaaagtgaaataaatcaaaaagtACGTGAAAATGGACAGGAAAATATCAGCTGCGTTGCAGATTCGACCAAGTCGATAGGGGGGGGCCccacaaaataataataataatccaAAAAAGCGGTACCAAAAATGACAAAAAGCCCTGCCGTTCTAAATACCGATTTCGTTTACCACGTGTGTTCGCTGTAcgcgtgtgtgtttgtgtgtgcaGCTGATTTGCCATGTGGGTGTGTATGTATGGGTGTGAAAGGGGGCACGAAACTAAACTAGATTTAAATCTGCCGCATACTTCCGCCGACAAAGCTGGCATTTACACTTAAACCCATTTATATTTGGGCAATTGCCTTGCCCCCAATTGAATTGCATAGTTGTTCAAGGACTTTTTACCCTTTTGTCGGCTGTCCTTGTGAGGGcagctttttttttatttgccgcAACTAGCGGAAATATAGCCAGAAAGCTCAGCACTGAGGACGCGCCTGCGTGAATGGGAAAGCGAAAAGGAAGAGGAAGGAGCAAAGAAGAGCTCGGCaagcgtgtgtgtgtgtgtgtgtgtgcgaggcGCATAGCTACACATAACGGCGAAAAACGTAACGTAAACTTGACGCAAAGGGGAATTGGATTCCCCTCCCCTCTAACCCCTTTTAACGGGTtactataaatattaattggaAAACGGGCGATCAGATAAACAAATAccatacacatacatacatacatacatgcaTTCAATGTTCGGCCAAACAACATAGAGCCCAACATTAAAATTCCACGAAATTCTGGACGCACTTGAAATTCTCagaaactaaaaacaaaaaatactcCAATTAGCTTTTGTATGCCGGTCTagaatccaattggaattGCCTTATACTTTGAGATACTTTTACTTTCTGAGATACATATGATGTTTCTATGTAACTAACAAAACCAATTATATCAGATTTGACTATATGGAATCCTATTGGATTATTCTTATTGgcaaaaatacttgatatgtTTAGGAGTTTTAGATGTATTTTGAGATACTTTACTTTCGGAGAATATACATAggtttttaattgaatttactaAAACATTTcgataatttaattaattaatcaaaTTTGATTAATTCAAAGTCAGCATTTTTGAAGTGCCTTTGAAATTCTGTTATtgattaatataatatatttcgAAAAGATCAATACCAAAGATCAGTACTTATCCCTGTACAAAATAAAGATACCTACAGATAACGTACAGAACCAAACATACCCGCTATTTAAGGATGAAAGAAGTGACTGATTTTGCCGGCTATACTGATCCATAACTGATAACCGATATGCATAATTGGTGGTTTTGCAGTTGACAATACTGCTACTTATATTCGCTTACCACAGAAGTTATTAAATTTCGTAGAGCATAACAAAACATTTATTAGACTGATTGCCCAGTTTTCTTTGCTCCTTTCGTGTATGCAACTTGAAGACTGTGATCCGGCCTACTTGATCCAAAATTTGTGGCTCTGTTTTTGggggtttttatttttgggtttcAAAATCCCAACATGAATAATGAATTTTAGAATATAACATTTTGTTTCAAAAATCTACTATTTATAACTACATTTAGGAAGTCCTTGTAAATTCTTTTTTCTGTAGGAAAGTTTATAATTAAGTGATAATTCACAAACACAAAAATAAttgttaatactaaaatgtaatataatgaactatataatatacattggagaatttttcaaatatttaaatgcaatttttaAAGTTACTTCTTCTATTATCTCGAAAAACGAAGCATAAACAGCCTATTGTAATCCCTGCAAAGGCTAGTAagattttaattagttcttcaAAGGTTATATTACTTTTGTAGCAAATCGGAAATGGGTAAATATTCACCATCGCTGGAAGAATTTTCTCGGAAAATTGCAAACGCGGTGGAAATGCCGTTTTCCTCATCCGGAAAGTATGCAGCAAAGCGTgccagtgtgtgtgtttggtgTTGCATAAGCCAGAGGCGTTGTCAAAAGGGGGTTGCGAGGATAAAGGATGTTGGGGCGTGGCGAAATCCGGGCagaaaaacattttctcatttgATTTAATGCCAAGTCGATATATTCTTCACTTTCTTTTCTCAGTTTGTCAGTTACGTTCGAACCTTTTGTTATTGTTCTGTTTTACAGAATAATTGTagttttattttggttttttttttctgttcatTTCGTTTTGTTAGTTTTTTTTCGCTGTGTTTTTCCGTTTTCTTAGTTCTTTTTGCAAAATTGTGTAATTTTATATTAACCAAGGATCAACGTTTTCTTCTAATCTCTTGCAAATTCCAAAGGAGCGGCGCTGTCGTCCAATTTAAGtcgccgtcttcttcgtcAGTGTTTGTTGTCGTCGCCTCGTTCGTCCTTGATTTCATTTCGTCCTCgtacaacaagaacaacaagaacaaccaGGATCACCGCAACACGCAGTTTCCAAATGCTTTAAACCGATTCGGCAAACCTCTAAGGCAaaaatgtatacatatatatagaaataacaacaactaaaataataaaaaaaaattataaaaagacAAGCAGCGAATCAAGAAGCGAAAACACCAAACAAACAAGGAAATACAACCCAAAGTCACTGGAGGCTCGCaaaattttttacaaatttgcaatacattttaagtgagagagagagagagaaaaggAGGAGGAAAAGTGGTTTGCGTGTGTTCGTCGTCTCAGGATCTCTTTTTTCCCAACCCCCCTCCCGCCGGAGAAACGAACTGTTGTTGGACTTTTTCCGCGGCGAGAGGAGAAACCCCCATTGGAATGGCTCTCTTGGGAGAGCGGCAGGACATTAGGGAGCACCAGCAGTAGGATCAGCAGTGAACAGGAAGGAGCCAGGAGTTAGGAGCTAGGAGCCAACAGGGGAGGATCAGGATCAGGCAATAGGAAGCAGGATAAGGGAAGCTGGATATTGGCAGCAGGATAAGGAAAGCTGGATATTGGAAGCAAGACAAAGAAAGCTGGACACTGGAAGCAGGACAAAGGACAAAGGAAGCTGGATACTGGAAACAGGATATATAGGAAACCGGAAATACAGCCCAGGCAATAATAGGAATCATTTGAATCGCAAGTCGAGCACTTAATAAACCCAGGAAGCGCCAGAAAAAGGTTAGTTTACGGATAATTTAGGTATCTCTCTCTTTAACACTATGAtacttgttttttaacaaCTAATTTATAGTCTAAAACTAATCATACTTGCCCCATTTCGTTTATcttgtattttatattaacAAAATGGTTTAGTTTATCCACAATAcgtttattttttgaacatAATTGCCTAAATATTAAGACCTATAGTTAATTGCCtaattatgaaataataatatgtACACTCCtacttatttttatatatttttacgaTCAAGGGGAAACCTATTCTTTAACAACTTACCCCATTtcattaattgtttttatatttaaacaaatgtGTAACTTGTCTATAAaacgtttcttttttttatacatatcAGCTTTATCATTAAAGCCTATAGTTATTTACTTAActatgtaaaaaaatattttatcataCTCATTCCTTATTAAATCTTTTAGCTCAGGATCATGAATACCTTGGAGGAGCCAGTCCTGGCGGTGGACACGGTCGATCCGTGTTCGCCGGGGCCTCCCAGCCTAAAGACCGTTCTCAGCGACGATGCCTCGAACTCATCGGTGCTGGAGGACATCGATGTGAGCAAtacgagcagcagcagctccagCTCGAgcagctccagctccagctcGGGATCCTGCTCGGGATCGGGCACGGACACGGACACCGGCAAGGGCAGCAGCACGGTCGGCAGTCTCGATGTGACCAGCTCCTCGAGCATCGGATCGGCGGCCTCCATCTCATCGACGGGCTCCACGGCCATCGCCGGACCCACCGGCTGCCTGCTGGACGACTCGAACTCATCGGGCCTGGGCCTGGTGGTGGATGTGGATAGTGCCGGTAGCAGCCAGGAGCTGAGCAGCCACGGCGTCACCGAGCTGGACTCGCTGGAGGACTCGTGCAACGGCCTTATGATCAAGGATGGGGACAAGCTATGCAAGCTGTGCAGGTGAGTCGATATAATTGGATTAGACCGCTCGGTCctaattcattttgaaaaGTGAAATAAAGCCGCGActcaaaaatgaaataaagtGGCGCGGCCTTAATTTACGCGGTCTAGTTTCCATCCCCTTTGATGGTCTATTTAGTCCTtgtaaatttctttaaatgatttaaaatccTAACCCTCGCCTTTTGTTCTCATTTGCCAACAGCTCACGCCTCGTGATGCCGCGCATCCTGTCCTGTCTGCACGTCTTCTGTGAGGACTGCCTGCAGGCTGTGGTGTCGAAGGACTCGATGGCGGCCAGCTCGCCGAACAGCTGCTCCTCGTCCTCGTTCGACGGCAGCGAGAACCAGCACCGCCTGCCCGCGCTGCTGCTCGAGTGCCCCATTTGCAAGCAGGAGACGCCCCTGGGACCCAAGGGGGTCAAGGGTTTGACCTGCGACTATATCGTGACCAATATACTGGACCTCTCCAACCTGGAGTCGGAGCACATTGTGTGCACCTCGTGCAAGAGCAAAGAGGAGGCCATTTCGCGGTGCAACGACTGCGCTAACTTCCTGTGCAATGGCTGCGACAATGCCCACAAGTATATGCGCTGCTTCGAGAATCACCAAGTGTTGCGAATCGAGGATCTGACGAAGAACATCCACGACAAGCTGATCATCCACAAGCCGGTGTGCTGCCGCCAGCATATAAGCGAGAATCTCAAGTACTACTGCTTCACCTGCCAGGTGCCCACGTGCAATGATTGCCTGCTGAGCGAACACAAGGGCAGCGACCATCACTACGAGACGGCCTCGGTGGCCGAGCAGGCGGTTCGCGCCGATTTCGAGCAGACCCTGAGCGAGGCGCTCAAGAAGGCCGACTACTGCAACGATGCGGGCGGCAATCTGGGCAGTGCCCTCACGGAGCTCCAGGCGCAGCACGATACGGTGCGCCAGCAAATCGAGGATGCCTACAAATGCTACAAGCGTATCCTCGAGTCGATCAAGGAGCAAATGCTCAACGAGCTAGGTCGCCTGCACTCGGATCGCGAGCTCAAGATCATGGACCTGATGCAGAGCATGGAGAACAACATGGGCAAGCTGCAGCAGGCGGCGCAATTCGGCCAGCGGGCCCTCGACAAGGCCAATGCCATAGAGTTCCTGCTGCTGAAGCCCGTGATTAATGCCCAGTGCGTGAATCTCATGGAGCAGACACCCAAATGCAATGTCAACTATCAGCTGCAGTTTGACTCCAAGCCGGAAAAGTTTGAGCAATTCGCTAGGGAGATGTTTGGTAAATTTCAAACGGATCAGAGTGACTCTAGTCCCAAGAAGCAAGCGATggcacagcagcagcagcagcagcagcagcagcagcagcagcaacaacaacaacagcagcagcagcaacagcagcagcaaatgcaacagcaacagcagcaccagcaccaccaagtgcagcagcaacaggtgCAGcaccaacaacagcagcagcagcaacagcagcaattgCAGTTGCAGCAACAGCACAGCTCAAACAATTTGATTGTGGGCCATCGCGGCAGCTCCTCTGTCCAGGGACGCCTGAGCTCTGCCGTATTCAGCCCCATCTCGCTGCCCTCCTCGCTGCAGAGTTCCTTCGATGGCGACACTAACTCGGTGATGACCAACTTCTCCATGATGGACTCACCGCCGCAGCCGCCTTCGCAACAGCAATTGCCCTctgcccagcagcagcagcagcagcagcaggctcaacagcagcagcagcaacaacaacagcagcagcagcagcagcaacaacagcaacaacaacagcagcagcaacaggcaGCGGTGTTGCAGCAGgtgcaacaacagcaacagaagcaccagcaacaccaagtgcagcagcaacagcaacagctgcACCAGCAACCATCGGCCCAATCCATGCCCCCGCATGTGGCCCAGCTGGTTGCTCCGCAGGGCATTGTCCAGCAGGCTGGTCATGTCAATCTCAACGCTGGTCCCGGCCCGAATATATCCATCAACGGCCTGGGCGCCGGTGGTCCACCGCCCAGTTTCAGCATGCTGGAGTACAATATCTCGCGACTTGCCAGCTTGACGGAAACGATGCCGGACAGCCTCAACGATGCCCTGGCCGTCGGAGGCGGTGCGCCAGGACCTGTCCCGAATGTTGCCCAAGTGCCTGGTGGATCCGTGGCCGTTGCCGGTGGAGCTGTTGTAGGCGCGCCACATCCgcatcagcagcaacagcaggccGTGATGCCAGCATCGGCGGTGACGCCCACGCAGCCCATTACCCTGGCGGACATCCTCTCGGGCGACCAGCGGGCGCTCAACAACCTGCAGGCGCTGGCCAAGCTGGGACTCAACAACAATGGTGAGTACTAGCAATTGAAAGACTAAGATTTGTCTGTTTACATTTATAAGATGATAAAATATGAGGCAGAGAAGAGCTAGTTTGGCATATTTTTTCATGAGAGATATCGTATCtgtttcaaaaatgtatgtattggAAAATAATCGTTATTTCGATAAGCTTTTGAGCTATTTCTCTGGATCATGGCAACgttaaaaatcttattttattctttgatatttaataaccttacctatatttttttttaagtaatatttttcttatatcTAACTAAATAGGATCATTCTTTGAGATTTAATCAAGCtaacatatattatatatacttatattttaaaattataactaACTGTTAAAAGCTTAGTAATTTTGATTAGGAAAATTCTTGTATGTTTGTGTTTTAAtgtttaaatgttaaaaaaaaatcgataaaAGATCAGCGGCCCAGCCAATGTATCTAT includes these proteins:
- the LOC119558114 gene encoding E3 ubiquitin-protein ligase TRIM33 isoform X1, which encodes MNTLEEPVLAVDTVDPCSPGPPSLKTVLSDDASNSSVLEDIDVSNTSSSSSSSSSSSSSSGSCSGSGTDTDTGKGSSTVGSLDVTSSSSIGSAASISSTGSTAIAGPTGCLLDDSNSSGLGLVVDVDSAGSSQELSSHGVTELDSLEDSCNGLMIKDGDKLCKLCSSRLVMPRILSCLHVFCEDCLQAVVSKDSMAASSPNSCSSSSFDGSENQHRLPALLLECPICKQETPLGPKGVKGLTCDYIVTNILDLSNLESEHIVCTSCKSKEEAISRCNDCANFLCNGCDNAHKYMRCFENHQVLRIEDLTKNIHDKLIIHKPVCCRQHISENLKYYCFTCQVPTCNDCLLSEHKGSDHHYETASVAEQAVRADFEQTLSEALKKADYCNDAGGNLGSALTELQAQHDTVRQQIEDAYKCYKRILESIKEQMLNELGRLHSDRELKIMDLMQSMENNMGKLQQAAQFGQRALDKANAIEFLLLKPVINAQCVNLMEQTPKCNVNYQLQFDSKPEKFEQFAREMFGKFQTDQSDSSPKKQAMAQQQQQQQQQQQQQQQQQQQQQQQQQMQQQQQHQHHQVQQQQVQHQQQQQQQQQQLQLQQQHSSNNLIVGHRGSSSVQGRLSSAVFSPISLPSSLQSSFDGDTNSVMTNFSMMDSPPQPPSQQQLPSAQQQQQQQQAQQQQQQQQQQQQQQQQQQQQQQQQQAAVLQQVQQQQQKHQQHQVQQQQQQLHQQPSAQSMPPHVAQLVAPQGIVQQAGHVNLNAGPGPNISINGLGAGGPPPSFSMLEYNISRLASLTETMPDSLNDALAVGGGAPGPVPNVAQVPGGSVAVAGGAVVGAPHPHQQQQQAVMPASAVTPTQPITLADILSGDQRALNNLQALAKLGLNNNDDDDLLLNGSSTGIDFLSDFCMPPATSPSLQSLNPIVGGVEDMGLNNFHAVAAPGTTSVVTGRNKATPMQIRCKFGSLGTAKGQFNSPHGFCLGVDEEIIVADTNNHRIEVFDKMGALKFQFGVAGKEEGQLWYPRKVAVMHNNGKFVVCDRGNERSRMQIFSKCGHFMRKIAIRYIDIVAGLAVTAKGHIVAVDSVSPTVFVISEEGELVRWFDCSDYMREPSDIAIRDNDFYVCDFKGHCVAVFQDDGTFLYRIGNEKVTCFPNGIDISNAGDVLIGDSHGNRFHVACYSREGALQSEFECPHVKVSRCCGLKITSEGYVVTLAKNNHHVLVLNTLYVH
- the LOC119558114 gene encoding B-box type zinc finger protein ncl-1 isoform X2 — its product is MNTLEEPVLAVDTVDPCSPGPPSLKTVLSDDASNSSVLEDIDVSNTSSSSSSSSSSSSSSGSCSGSGTDTDTGKGSSTVGSLDVTSSSSIGSAASISSTGSTAIAGPTGCLLDDSNSSGLGLVVDVDSAGSSQELSSHGVTELDSLEDSCNGLMIKDGDKLCKLCSSRLVMPRILSCLHVFCEDCLQAVVSKDSMAASSPNSCSSSSFDGSENQHRLPALLLECPICKQETPLGPKGVKGLTCDYIVTNILDLSNLESEHIVCTSCKSKEEAISRCNDCANFLCNGCDNAHKYMRCFENHQVLRIEDLTKNIHDKLIIHKPVCCRQHISENLKYYCFTCQVPTCNDCLLSEHKGSDHHYETASVAEQAVRADFEQTLSEALKKADYCNDAGGNLGSALTELQAQHDTVRQQIEDAYKCYKRILESIKEQMLNELGRLHSDRELKIMDLMQSMENNMGKLQQAAQFGQRALDKANAIEFLLLKPVINAQCVNLMEQTPKCNVNYQLQFDSKPEKFEQFAREMFGKFQTDQSDSSPKKQAMAQQQQQQQQQQQQQQQQQQQQQQQQQMQQQQQHQHHQVQQQQVQHQQQQQQQQQQLQLQQQHSSNNLIVGHRGSSSVQGRLSSAVFSPISLPSSLQSSFDGDTNSVMTNFSMMDSPPQPPSQQQLPSAQQQQQQQQAQQQQQQQQQQQQQQQQQQQQQQQQQAAVLQQVQQQQQKHQQHQVQQQQQQLHQQPSAQSMPPHVAQLVAPQGIVQQAGHVNLNAGPGPNISINGLGAGGPPPSFSMLEYNISRLASLTETMPDSLNDALAVGGGAPGPVPNVAQVPGGSVAVAGGAVVGAPHPHQQQQQAVMPASAVTPTQPITLADILSGDQRALNNLQALAKLGLNNNDFCMPPATSPSLQSLNPIVGGVEDMGLNNFHAVAAPGTTSVVTGRNKATPMQIRCKFGSLGTAKGQFNSPHGFCLGVDEEIIVADTNNHRIEVFDKMGALKFQFGVAGKEEGQLWYPRKVAVMHNNGKFVVCDRGNERSRMQIFSKCGHFMRKIAIRYIDIVAGLAVTAKGHIVAVDSVSPTVFVISEEGELVRWFDCSDYMREPSDIAIRDNDFYVCDFKGHCVAVFQDDGTFLYRIGNEKVTCFPNGIDISNAGDVLIGDSHGNRFHVACYSREGALQSEFECPHVKVSRCCGLKITSEGYVVTLAKNNHHVLVLNTLYVH